In Phaseolus vulgaris cultivar G19833 chromosome 10, P. vulgaris v2.0, whole genome shotgun sequence, a single genomic region encodes these proteins:
- the LOC137817921 gene encoding uncharacterized protein: MADKLPFEEGASINRPPLFCGVNYKFWKVGMKIFVESIDKGIWSAIKNGHFIPMVEDENFIYEKPWSQWTEQESKKVQYDCIAKNIITSDLSFDEFFRVSQCESAKEMWDTLEVTQEGTNDVKRARKHTLIQEYEMFKMQKGETIVEVQKRFTRIVNHLLSLGKTFDKEELNIKVFKCLDRSRHPKVTAISKSKDLTSMTVASLFGKLREHELEMDKLNLQENEDKRVKTIALKAVGNKSCQDSSDESDEETFSLLPKKFSKFLKKINNKNHLSNKYDIKKPINFNFNKYTCFGCGEHGHIKTECPNKERKDFKKHEKKEKSIRVYNDNSSSSSSSEEEEANLCLMTRQESDASSVSSNSSIDSETIVNFSMLLRKHMKKLTNWLFQTID, encoded by the coding sequence atggctgataaactaccttttgaggaaggtgcttctatAAACAGACCACCACTATTTTGTGGTGTGAATTACAAATTTTGGAAGGTaggaatgaaaatctttgttgaatctattgaCAAAGGCATTTGGAGTGCAATTAAAAATGGACATTTTATTCCTATGGTTGAagatgaaaattttatttatgaaaaaccttggtcccaatggactgagcaAGAGAGTAAGAAAGTTCAatatgattgcattgctaagAATATTATCACATCTGATTTAAGttttgatgagtttttcagggtatcTCAATGTGAGTctgcaaaggaaatgtgggacactctTGAGGTGACTCAagaaggaacaaatgatgtgaagagagcaagaAAGCACACTCTcatacaagagtatgagatgtttaaaATGCAAAAGGGTGAAACCATTGTTGAAGTGCAAAAACGGTTCACTCGCATAGTAAATCATCTTCTAAGTCTTGGAAAGACTTTTGAcaaagaggaactcaacatcaaAGTtttcaagtgtcttgataggtcACGGCATCCCAAAGTCACTGCAATATCTAAATCAAAGGATCTCACCTCCATGACCGTTGCCTCATTATTTGGAAAGCTAAGGGAGCACGAATTGGAGATGGATAAGCTAAATCTTCAAGAAAATGAGGATAAGAGGGTGAAGACAATTGCACTAAAGGCTGTTGGGAACAAAAGTTGTCAAGACTCAAGCGATGAAAGTGATGAGGAAACATTTAGCTTGCTGCCCAAGAAATTCAGCAAGTTcctaaaaaagataaataacaaGAATCACCTATCCAACAAGTATGACATCAAGAAAcctatcaattttaattttaacaaatatacttgctttggatgtggtgaacATGGTCATATTAAAACCGAATGTCCTAACAAAGAGAGGAAAGACTTCAAGAAGCatgagaagaaagaaaaatcaaTAAGAGTTTACAATGATAACTCCTCAAGCTCCtcttcaagtgaagaagaagaagcaaatctGTGTTTAATGACAAGGCAGGAAAGTGATGCTAGCAGTGTAAGTTCCAACTCTTCTATTGATAGTGAAACTATAGTCAACTTCTCAATgcttttaaggaaacacatgaagaagctaacaaATTGGCTCTTTCAAACAATAGATTAA
- the LOC137817922 gene encoding uncharacterized mitochondrial protein AtMg00810-like has product MEFFYVNLSIAKRFSKKFEMENCKAATTPMSTNCYISVDEVGTTVDQTTYRGLIGTLLYLTASRSDIMFSVCLCVRFQSSPRESHFKAAKRILKYVKGTTSVGLWYSSHSPIHFVGYSDSDFAGCKLDRKKHKWDLSFAWFKSYILELQKASLHYKKITI; this is encoded by the coding sequence ATGGAATTTTTCTATGTCAATCTAAGTATTgcaaagagattttcaaaaaaGTTTGAGATGGAAAATTGTAAAGCTGCAACAACACCCATGTCTACCAACTGCTACATAAGTGTTGATGAGGTTGGAACAACAGTGGATCAAACTACATACAGGGGGTTGATTGGCACCTTACTTTATCTCACTGCAAGTAGGTCTGATATCATGTTTTCAGTTTGTCTTTGTGTAAGATTTCAATCTAGTCCAAGGGAATCTCATTTTAAAGCTGCCAAGAGAATTTTGAAATATGTAAAAGGAACAACATCTGTGGGTTTATGGTATTCTTCACATTCTCCTATACATTTTGTTGGATATtctgattctgattttgcaggatgTAAATTGGATAGAAAAAAACACAAATGGGACTTGTCATTTGCTTGGTTCAAGTCTTATATCTTGGAGTTGCAAAAAGCAAGcttgcactacaagaaaataacaatttag